One Dokdonia sp. Dokd-P16 genomic window carries:
- a CDS encoding DNA polymerase III subunit alpha, translated as MYLNCHSYYSLRYGTFSEVTLLDLAQENGLQQLALTDINSTSACLNFIKDAQERQMHAVVGVDIRNGIDQQYVILARNNEGYQEINEFLTEHLHQKKHFSETAPAFKNCYTIYPFEKAMGLKFDRFRESEYIGIAIRDLNKLPFSPLAGLRDKMVILKTVSFRNKADYNAHRLLRTIDLNTLLSKLPVQEQGDPEDKMIAPEVLRIKYQDYPELLFNTDKLLKSCKVNFYFDDHRVNQNQIIYGESKEDDARMLEELCYSKIKMRYKNPSLEVYERVEKELTAIKQMDFVSYFLINHDILEYARSQNYPHIGRGSGANSVVAYIIGITNVDPIELDLYFERFINVFRSSPPDFDIDFSSFERDDVTAYIFRRFKNTALMGTYVTFQYRAVIRELGKVFGVPKFEIDNHLKGYKRKQSQSSDYIDLIDKYAHYIHGFPNYLSVHSGGIIITQKPIAYYTSTFMPPKGFQTVQFDMNIAEEVGIFKFDILAQRGLSKIKDCIEIIKYNQPDVTLPDMEDVEQFKNDPEINRLLNTGDCMGVFYVESPAMRTLMTKLQTNDYLNLVAASSIIRPGVSNGGMKNEFILRHRIPEKRKEAHPVMLEVLHDTYGVMVYQEDVLKVAHKFAGLSLAESDILRRGMRGKVKSKGQFEQIEKKFKSNCLERGYTKQLTLEVWDQIKAFAGYAFAKGHSASYAVESYQSLYLKKYFPLEFMTAVLNNGGGFYNIETYVHEIKVQGGTVAAPCINNSEHGNRIIGKTVYLGMGMLKTLSMRAVQTILNNRNFNGPYKSFDDFLERVNIGLEQLIILIRIDAFRFTGVDKHVLLWEAHLKLENKLPQHSDPVLFSPKKVNYDIPEITSEAVVDAYDQIELLSFPLCTYFELLNAPLPTDFKAAELHNHINKQVAICGKLVTAKGTPTKDKRLMHFGTFLDIDGTFFDTVHFPIISEKYNIQSNGVYYIKGKVVDDLGCVAIIVDFIERLHIIPDPRFTDVGRNVKLM; from the coding sequence ATGTATCTCAATTGCCATTCATATTATTCGCTACGCTATGGAACTTTTTCGGAGGTTACCTTGCTTGATCTTGCGCAAGAAAATGGCTTACAACAACTTGCACTTACAGATATCAATAGCACGAGTGCATGCCTAAATTTTATTAAAGATGCCCAAGAAAGACAGATGCATGCTGTGGTGGGTGTAGATATCAGAAATGGTATTGATCAGCAGTACGTGATATTGGCTAGAAACAATGAAGGTTATCAGGAGATTAATGAATTTTTGACGGAGCATCTTCATCAAAAGAAGCATTTTTCTGAGACCGCTCCAGCATTTAAAAACTGCTATACCATTTATCCTTTTGAAAAAGCGATGGGATTGAAGTTTGACCGCTTTCGCGAAAGCGAATATATAGGCATTGCCATAAGAGACCTCAATAAACTACCATTTTCACCACTTGCAGGATTACGTGATAAAATGGTGATTCTAAAGACAGTTTCTTTTAGAAATAAAGCAGATTATAATGCGCACAGACTCTTGCGAACTATTGATTTAAATACGCTTCTAAGTAAACTTCCTGTTCAAGAACAAGGAGACCCTGAAGACAAGATGATAGCTCCAGAAGTATTGCGAATCAAGTATCAAGACTATCCAGAATTACTATTCAATACGGATAAGCTTTTGAAATCTTGCAAAGTCAATTTCTATTTTGATGATCATCGTGTAAATCAAAATCAAATCATTTACGGAGAGAGCAAAGAGGATGATGCGCGGATGCTAGAGGAGCTTTGCTATTCCAAGATTAAGATGCGCTATAAGAATCCTTCTCTTGAGGTTTATGAACGTGTAGAGAAAGAACTTACAGCCATAAAGCAAATGGACTTTGTTTCCTATTTTCTTATTAATCATGATATACTTGAATATGCTAGATCACAAAACTATCCACACATAGGTCGTGGTAGTGGCGCAAATAGTGTGGTTGCCTATATCATTGGGATTACTAACGTTGACCCTATAGAACTGGATTTATATTTTGAACGTTTTATCAATGTCTTTAGAAGCAGTCCGCCAGATTTTGATATTGATTTTTCGTCCTTTGAACGTGATGATGTAACTGCTTATATCTTCCGTAGATTTAAAAATACTGCGTTGATGGGAACTTATGTTACTTTCCAATATCGAGCTGTCATTCGCGAACTAGGAAAAGTATTTGGTGTCCCTAAATTTGAAATAGATAATCATCTTAAAGGCTATAAAAGAAAGCAAAGCCAAAGCAGCGATTACATTGACCTCATTGATAAATATGCGCATTATATTCATGGGTTTCCTAACTACTTAAGTGTACACTCAGGTGGTATTATCATTACTCAAAAACCAATAGCTTATTACACCAGTACGTTTATGCCGCCTAAAGGTTTTCAGACGGTGCAATTTGATATGAATATCGCTGAGGAGGTTGGCATTTTTAAATTTGACATTCTCGCACAGCGAGGTTTATCTAAGATTAAAGATTGTATTGAGATTATTAAATATAATCAACCCGATGTGACGTTACCAGACATGGAAGATGTTGAACAATTTAAAAATGATCCTGAGATAAATAGACTGCTCAATACCGGTGATTGTATGGGTGTGTTTTATGTAGAATCACCAGCGATGCGCACACTAATGACGAAGCTGCAAACTAACGATTATCTAAATCTCGTAGCTGCAAGTAGTATCATACGCCCTGGAGTTTCAAATGGTGGAATGAAGAATGAATTCATCCTTAGACATCGCATTCCCGAAAAGCGAAAAGAAGCACATCCAGTGATGCTTGAAGTCCTCCATGATACCTATGGGGTAATGGTGTACCAAGAAGATGTTCTCAAAGTGGCCCATAAATTTGCAGGATTATCCCTCGCTGAGTCCGATATTTTGAGACGTGGCATGCGTGGTAAAGTCAAGAGTAAAGGGCAGTTTGAGCAGATTGAAAAAAAGTTTAAAAGCAACTGTCTTGAACGAGGTTATACGAAGCAGCTCACACTAGAAGTTTGGGATCAAATAAAAGCATTTGCGGGTTACGCTTTCGCGAAAGGTCACTCTGCATCTTACGCAGTAGAAAGTTATCAATCCCTATACCTGAAGAAATACTTCCCTCTAGAGTTTATGACGGCAGTGCTAAACAATGGTGGAGGATTTTATAATATTGAAACCTATGTACATGAGATAAAAGTACAAGGAGGAACTGTCGCTGCACCTTGTATTAATAATAGTGAGCACGGAAATAGGATTATAGGTAAGACAGTATATCTAGGAATGGGAATGCTCAAGACGCTCTCTATGCGAGCTGTTCAAACCATCTTGAATAATCGCAACTTCAATGGTCCCTACAAAAGCTTTGATGATTTCTTGGAACGAGTGAATATCGGCTTAGAACAACTTATCATTTTGATTCGCATAGACGCCTTTCGATTTACAGGTGTGGATAAGCATGTGCTACTATGGGAAGCACATTTAAAACTAGAAAATAAATTGCCACAGCATAGTGATCCTGTTTTATTTAGTCCAAAAAAAGTGAACTATGACATTCCAGAAATAACGTCTGAAGCAGTCGTTGATGCTTATGATCAGATAGAGTTATTATCGTTTCCACTCTGTACTTATTTTGAATTATTAAATGCTCCTTTGCCTACAGATTTCAAAGCAGCGGAACTTCATAATCATATAAATAAGCAAGTCGCTATATGTGGAAAGCTAGTCACTGCGAAAGGAACTCCAACAAAGGATAAACGCTTGATGCACTTCGGTACCTTTCTCGATATTGACGGAACTTTTTTTGATACCGTTCATTTCCCCATTATTTCAGAGAAGTATAATATTCAATCTAATGGTGTTTATTATATAAAAGGAAAAGTAGTTGACGACTTAGGCTGTGTTGCCATAATCGTAGATTTCATTGAGCGACTTCATATCATCCCAGATCCTCGTTTTACCGATGTAGGCAGGAATGTGAAGTTGATGTAG
- a CDS encoding DUF5713 family protein — protein MGIFNKLFSKNNFDNVRIEKLKPIDEKYEIQTDTVWFEPNNIEQCIRATKKLNIEHIHLQTYTLDFLSDIRLKNVKGIYIQFKIEDLTPLKKHKQLTHLRISEENKETFDFSNFPNLIFLNGIGPKNYKNFNQLTKLKYAYLRNYKKKNFVEFTNFYDLRTIEIYSASVENLNGLSSLHKLRELKLEKCPKLKSLNGIDKTNSDLEIVQIMNCKNLTDLSKLGSIQNLNHLVITRVFEIESFKFLSTLPNIEKLYVKPSSVGVKNDDYYPFVNKLKSMGKLDQLKNWKKRNDYLDKKIKIGKNQKDKLSELQLILKNLSIKNWHENYKDGLEQYTTENCQKAEDIISTLIGKLESNGSLTKAEKTELIKLSVLQFNEINDSLDGCFIETGEREELCEIFDNIADAIGIDTQEYEDGIASEWRDW, from the coding sequence ATGGGGATTTTCAACAAACTTTTCAGCAAAAATAATTTTGATAATGTCAGAATTGAGAAATTAAAACCAATAGATGAGAAGTATGAAATACAAACTGATACTGTTTGGTTTGAACCAAATAACATTGAACAATGTATAAGAGCCACAAAAAAACTAAACATTGAGCATATACATTTACAAACTTACACTCTTGATTTTTTAAGTGATATCAGGCTAAAAAATGTTAAAGGGATTTACATTCAATTTAAAATAGAAGACTTAACCCCATTAAAAAAACATAAACAATTAACTCATTTAAGAATAAGTGAAGAAAACAAAGAGACTTTCGATTTCTCAAACTTTCCAAATCTTATTTTTCTAAACGGAATTGGACCAAAAAATTATAAGAACTTCAATCAACTTACAAAACTTAAATATGCATATTTACGCAACTATAAAAAAAAGAATTTTGTAGAATTTACAAATTTCTATGATTTAAGAACAATTGAAATTTATTCTGCCTCTGTTGAAAATCTAAATGGCCTATCCTCTCTTCATAAATTAAGAGAACTAAAATTAGAAAAATGTCCAAAATTAAAATCTCTAAATGGAATAGACAAAACAAATTCAGATTTAGAAATAGTACAGATAATGAACTGTAAAAACCTAACAGATTTATCAAAATTAGGTAGCATACAAAATCTAAATCATTTAGTTATAACAAGAGTTTTTGAAATAGAGTCATTTAAATTTCTATCTACATTACCAAACATTGAAAAATTATATGTAAAACCCTCAAGTGTCGGAGTTAAAAATGACGATTACTATCCCTTTGTTAATAAACTAAAAAGTATGGGGAAATTAGACCAATTAAAAAACTGGAAAAAACGAAATGATTATTTGGACAAAAAAATTAAAATTGGAAAAAATCAAAAAGATAAATTATCCGAATTACAATTAATCCTCAAAAATCTATCTATAAAAAATTGGCACGAAAACTATAAAGATGGACTTGAACAGTATACAACAGAAAATTGCCAAAAAGCTGAAGATATAATATCAACACTAATAGGAAAACTAGAAAGTAACGGAAGTCTAACTAAAGCTGAAAAAACTGAACTTATTAAATTAAGTGTATTACAATTTAATGAAATTAATGATAGTTTAGATGGTTGCTTTATTGAAACTGGAGAAAGAGAAGAACTTTGCGAAATCTTTGACAACATTGCGGATGCAATTGGAATTGATACGCAGGAATATGAAGATGGAATTGCGAGTGAATGGAGAGATTGGTAA